In the Streptomyces sp. NBC_00525 genome, one interval contains:
- a CDS encoding aspartate aminotransferase family protein produces MSSLHHRHLAVSPDWLALYYRHPLEITRGEGRHVWDADGNRYLDFFGGILTTMTAHALPEVTKAVSEQAGRIIHSSTLYLNRPMIELAERIASLSGIPDARVFFTTSGTEANDTALLLATTYRGSNQILAMRNSYHGRSFSAVSITGNNAWSPTSLSPLQTLYVHGGVRTRGPYAHLSDEEFTAACVADLEDLLGHTRAPAALIAEPIQGVGGFTSPPDGLYGAFREVLNRHGVLWISDEVQTGWGRSGEHFWGWQAHAQNGPPDIVTFAKGIGNGMSIGGVVARAEVMNCLDANSISTFGGSPVTMAAGLANLGYLVEHDLQGNARRVGGLLIERLRAIGATSDRVREVRGRGLMIGIELVRPGTDEADPEGAAAVLEAAREGGLLIGKGGGHNTSVLRIAPPLSLAIPEAEEGAEILAEALRAV; encoded by the coding sequence GTGAGCAGCCTCCACCACCGCCACCTCGCCGTCAGCCCCGACTGGCTGGCCCTCTACTACCGCCACCCGCTGGAGATCACCCGCGGCGAGGGCCGCCACGTCTGGGACGCCGACGGCAACCGCTACCTCGACTTCTTCGGCGGCATCCTCACCACCATGACCGCCCACGCCCTGCCCGAGGTCACCAAGGCCGTCAGCGAGCAGGCCGGCCGGATCATCCACTCCTCCACGCTCTACCTCAACCGCCCGATGATCGAGCTGGCCGAGCGCATCGCCTCGCTCTCCGGCATCCCCGACGCACGGGTCTTCTTCACCACCTCCGGCACCGAGGCCAACGACACCGCCCTGCTGCTCGCCACCACGTACCGCGGGTCCAACCAGATCCTCGCGATGCGCAACAGCTACCACGGCCGGTCCTTCTCCGCCGTCTCCATCACCGGCAACAACGCCTGGTCGCCCACCAGCCTCTCCCCGCTCCAGACCCTGTACGTGCACGGCGGCGTCCGCACCCGCGGCCCCTACGCGCACCTGAGCGACGAGGAGTTCACCGCCGCCTGCGTCGCCGACCTGGAGGACCTGCTCGGGCACACCCGCGCCCCGGCCGCCCTGATCGCCGAACCCATCCAGGGCGTCGGCGGCTTCACCTCACCGCCGGACGGCCTGTACGGCGCGTTCCGCGAGGTCCTGAACCGGCACGGCGTGCTGTGGATCTCCGACGAGGTGCAGACGGGCTGGGGCCGCTCCGGCGAACACTTCTGGGGCTGGCAGGCCCACGCGCAGAACGGGCCGCCGGACATCGTCACCTTCGCCAAGGGCATCGGCAACGGCATGTCCATCGGCGGCGTCGTCGCCCGCGCCGAGGTCATGAACTGCCTGGACGCCAACTCCATCTCCACATTCGGCGGTTCACCGGTCACCATGGCGGCCGGGCTCGCCAACCTGGGCTACCTCGTCGAGCACGACCTCCAGGGCAACGCCCGGCGCGTCGGCGGGCTGCTCATCGAACGGCTGCGCGCGATCGGCGCCACCTCGGACCGGGTGCGCGAGGTACGCGGCCGGGGCCTGATGATCGGCATCGAACTCGTCAGGCCCGGCACCGACGAGGCCGACCCGGAAGGCGCGGCGGCCGTCCTGGAGGCGGCCCGCGAGGGCGGCCTGCTCATCGGCAAGGGCGGCGGCCACAACACCAGCGTGCTGCGCATCGCCCCGCCCCTCTCCCTCGCGATCCCGGAGGCGGAGGAGGGCGCGGAGATCCTCGCCGAGGCACTGCGCGCGGTCTGA
- the hydA gene encoding dihydropyrimidinase, whose translation MSRTVIRGGLVVTASDEMHADVLVDGGRIAALAAHDSDEAAGWTAGRTIDATGKYVIPGGVDAHTHMEMPFGGTQAADTFETGTRAAAWGGTTTIVDFAVQSVGRPLREGLDTWYAKADGNCAIDYAFHMILADVNESSFKEMDLLVGEGITSFKLFMAYPGVFYSDDGQILRAMQRAESNGGLIMMHAENGIAIDVLVEQALAAGRTDPRYHGDVRKVALEAEATHRAVQLARVAGAPLYIVHVSADEAVAEIAAARHRGRPVFGETCPQYLFLSTDNLAEPDFEGAKYVCSTPLRPREHQEALWRGLRNNELQVVSTDHCPFCFSGQKEMGRGDFSKIPNGMPGVENRMDLLHQAVVDGHISRRRWIEIACAAPARMFGLYPKKGTIAPGADADIVVYDPTAEQTVSAATHHMNVDYSAYEGKRLTGRVETVLSRGEPVIDGRTYTGRAGHGSYTPRATCQYLN comes from the coding sequence ATGAGCCGTACCGTGATCCGCGGCGGCCTGGTCGTCACCGCGTCGGACGAGATGCACGCGGACGTCCTCGTGGACGGCGGCCGGATCGCCGCGCTCGCCGCCCACGACAGCGACGAGGCCGCGGGCTGGACCGCCGGCCGGACCATCGACGCCACCGGCAAATACGTCATCCCTGGCGGCGTGGACGCCCACACCCACATGGAGATGCCGTTCGGCGGAACGCAGGCCGCCGACACCTTCGAGACCGGCACCCGCGCCGCCGCCTGGGGCGGCACCACCACCATCGTCGACTTCGCCGTCCAGTCGGTCGGCCGCCCCCTGCGCGAAGGACTCGACACCTGGTACGCCAAGGCGGACGGCAACTGCGCCATCGACTACGCCTTCCACATGATCCTCGCGGACGTCAACGAGTCCTCGTTCAAGGAGATGGACCTCCTGGTGGGGGAGGGCATCACGTCCTTCAAGCTGTTCATGGCCTACCCCGGCGTCTTCTACAGCGACGACGGGCAGATCCTGCGCGCCATGCAGCGGGCCGAGTCCAACGGCGGCCTGATCATGATGCACGCCGAGAACGGCATCGCCATCGACGTCCTGGTCGAACAGGCGCTCGCCGCCGGCCGCACCGACCCCCGCTACCACGGGGACGTACGGAAGGTGGCGCTGGAGGCGGAGGCCACGCACCGCGCCGTCCAGCTCGCCCGGGTCGCCGGCGCACCGCTGTACATCGTGCACGTCTCCGCCGACGAGGCCGTCGCCGAGATCGCCGCGGCACGCCACCGGGGGCGGCCCGTCTTCGGCGAGACCTGCCCGCAGTACCTCTTCCTGTCCACCGACAACCTCGCCGAACCGGACTTCGAGGGCGCCAAGTACGTCTGCTCCACCCCGCTGCGGCCCAGGGAGCACCAGGAGGCGCTGTGGCGGGGGCTGCGCAACAACGAACTGCAGGTCGTCTCCACCGACCACTGCCCGTTCTGCTTCTCCGGACAGAAGGAGATGGGCCGGGGCGACTTCTCGAAGATCCCCAACGGCATGCCCGGCGTCGAGAACCGGATGGACCTGCTGCACCAAGCGGTCGTGGACGGGCACATCTCGCGCCGCCGCTGGATCGAGATCGCCTGCGCCGCCCCGGCGAGGATGTTCGGCCTCTATCCCAAGAAGGGCACGATCGCCCCCGGCGCGGACGCCGACATCGTCGTCTACGACCCGACGGCCGAACAGACCGTGTCCGCCGCCACCCACCACATGAACGTGGACTACTCCGCGTACGAGGGAAAGCGGCTCACCGGCCGGGTGGAGACCGTGCTCTCGCGCGGTGAGCCCGTCATCGACGGCCGTACGTACACCGGCCGCGCCGGCCACGGCAGCTACACCCCACGCGCCACCTGCCAGTACCTGAACTAG
- a CDS encoding TIGR03842 family LLM class F420-dependent oxidoreductase, producing the protein MDFGLVLQTDPPASAVVGLMRRAERNGFRYGWTFDSAVLWQEPFVIYSRILEHTDRLTVGPMVTNPGTRTWEVTASTFATLNDMYGNRTVCGIGRGDSAMRVAGRSPHTLARLGEAIDVIRDLAEGREATVDGNPIRIPWVRNGRLPVWMAAYGPKALALAGRKADGFILQLADPYLTEWMIKAVREAAAGAGRDPDAVTICVAAPAYVTADDSPEALAHARDQCRWFGGMVGNHVADLVTRYGEHSDLVPDELTAYIKDRHGYDYSHHGRAGNPDTAFVPDTIVDRFCLLGPAAAHIDKLRHLRALGVDQFAVYAMHDAREATIDAYGAEVIPALTG; encoded by the coding sequence ATGGACTTCGGACTCGTCCTCCAGACGGACCCGCCCGCATCGGCCGTCGTCGGCCTGATGCGCCGGGCCGAACGCAACGGGTTCCGCTACGGCTGGACCTTCGACTCGGCGGTGCTCTGGCAGGAGCCCTTCGTCATCTACAGCCGAATCCTCGAACACACCGACCGCCTCACGGTCGGCCCGATGGTCACCAACCCCGGCACCCGTACCTGGGAGGTCACCGCCTCCACCTTCGCCACCCTCAACGACATGTACGGCAACCGGACCGTGTGCGGGATCGGCCGGGGCGACTCCGCCATGCGCGTCGCCGGGCGCAGCCCCCACACCCTGGCCCGCCTCGGCGAGGCCATCGACGTCATCCGGGACCTCGCCGAGGGCCGCGAGGCGACCGTGGACGGCAACCCGATCCGCATCCCCTGGGTCAGGAACGGCAGGCTGCCCGTCTGGATGGCCGCCTACGGTCCCAAGGCCCTCGCGCTCGCCGGGCGGAAGGCGGACGGCTTCATCCTCCAGCTCGCGGACCCCTACCTCACCGAGTGGATGATCAAGGCGGTACGGGAGGCGGCGGCCGGGGCCGGGCGCGACCCGGACGCGGTCACCATCTGCGTCGCCGCCCCCGCCTACGTCACCGCCGACGACTCGCCCGAGGCACTGGCCCACGCCCGCGACCAGTGCCGCTGGTTCGGCGGCATGGTCGGCAACCACGTCGCCGACCTCGTCACCCGGTACGGCGAGCACTCGGACCTCGTCCCGGACGAACTGACCGCGTACATCAAGGACCGCCACGGCTACGACTACAGCCACCACGGACGCGCGGGCAACCCGGACACCGCGTTCGTCCCGGACACCATCGTGGACCGCTTCTGCCTGCTCGGACCCGCCGCCGCCCACATCGACAAGCTGCGCCACCTCCGGGCGCTGGGCGTGGACCAGTTCGCGGTGTACGCCATGCACGACGCCCGCGAGGCCACCATCGACGCGTACGGCGCCGAGGTGATCCCCGCGCTCACCGGCTGA
- a CDS encoding lipoate--protein ligase family protein: MHGEYKIPGGKLVVVDLEVEGGALRNVRVAGDFFLEPDEAILAIDAALEGAPATTDTVALAARIDRALPESTVMLGLTSEGVAVAVRRALAQATEWSDYDWQLIHEAPQSPALHMALDEVITAEVAAGRRPPTLRVWEWDSPAVIIGSFQSLRNEVDAEGVERHGVTVVRRISGGGAMFAEPSSTITYSLAVPQSLVSGLSFADSYAYLDDWVLEALGDMGIKAWYQPLNDIATEVGKIAGAAQKRVVGPDGGPGAVLHHVTMSYDIDADKMLEVLRIGKEKMSDKGTKSAKKRVDPLRRQTGLPRQAVIERMIESFRNRHGLTRGGVTPEELARAQELVRTKFADDAWTARVP, from the coding sequence GTGCACGGTGAGTACAAGATCCCCGGCGGCAAGCTGGTCGTGGTGGACCTGGAGGTCGAGGGCGGGGCGCTGCGGAACGTCCGGGTGGCCGGGGACTTCTTCCTGGAGCCGGACGAGGCGATCCTCGCGATCGACGCGGCGCTGGAGGGCGCCCCGGCGACGACGGACACGGTGGCCCTGGCGGCCAGGATCGACCGGGCGCTCCCGGAGTCCACGGTGATGCTCGGCCTCACGTCGGAGGGCGTCGCCGTCGCCGTGCGCCGGGCGCTGGCCCAGGCCACGGAGTGGAGCGACTACGACTGGCAGCTCATCCACGAGGCCCCGCAGTCCCCCGCGCTGCACATGGCGCTGGACGAGGTCATCACGGCGGAGGTGGCGGCGGGGCGGCGGCCGCCGACGCTGCGGGTGTGGGAGTGGGACTCCCCGGCGGTGATCATCGGCAGTTTCCAGTCGCTGCGCAACGAGGTGGACGCCGAGGGCGTGGAGCGCCACGGCGTCACGGTCGTGCGCCGGATCTCCGGGGGCGGCGCGATGTTCGCGGAGCCGAGCAGCACCATCACGTACTCGCTGGCGGTGCCCCAGTCCCTCGTCTCCGGGCTGTCCTTCGCCGACAGCTACGCGTATCTGGACGACTGGGTGCTCGAAGCGCTGGGCGACATGGGCATCAAGGCGTGGTACCAGCCGCTCAACGACATCGCCACCGAGGTCGGCAAGATCGCCGGCGCCGCGCAGAAGCGCGTGGTCGGTCCGGACGGGGGCCCCGGCGCGGTGCTGCACCACGTGACCATGTCGTACGACATCGACGCCGACAAGATGCTGGAGGTGCTGCGCATCGGCAAGGAGAAGATGTCCGACAAGGGCACGAAGAGCGCCAAGAAGCGGGTGGACCCGCTGCGCCGGCAGACCGGGCTGCCTCGCCAGGCCGTGATCGAGCGGATGATCGAGTCCTTCCGCAACCGGCACGGTCTGACGCGGGGCGGGGTGACGCCCGAGGAGCTGGCCAGGGCGCAGGAACTGGTCCGTACGAAGTTCGCGGACGACGCGTGGACCGCCCGCGTGCCGTAG
- a CDS encoding lectin, producing the protein MDSPRLSRRLPRSVLPALALALATAGLAGAGGPGPADAAPMTRAAAAATTTFADEFDGPAGAAVDSGKWQIETGDNVNNHERQYYTSGNKNAALDGQGHLVITARKENPANYQCWYGTCQYTSARLNTSGRFSQAYGHVEARMKIPRGQGMWPAFWMLGNDIGQVGWPNSGEIDVMENVGFEPSTVHGTLHGPGYSGSGGIGAGYTLPGGQAFADAFHTFAVDWAPDSITWSVDGNVYQHRTPADTGGNTWAFNKPFFLILNLAVGGYWPGDPDASTPLPGTLVVDHVRVTTSDSQGGTGGRITGLAGKCVDVAAAGTANGTPVQLYDCNGTAAQRWTVGADGTIRALGKCLDVASGGTADGTRVQLWDCNGTAAQKWAISGARDIVNPQANKCLDVTGNNSANGTPLQIWTCAGTANQKWTVNG; encoded by the coding sequence ATGGACTCCCCACGCCTTTCGCGGCGCCTGCCGCGCTCCGTACTCCCGGCCCTCGCCCTCGCCCTCGCCACCGCGGGACTGGCCGGTGCCGGAGGTCCCGGCCCGGCGGACGCCGCGCCGATGACCCGGGCCGCCGCGGCGGCCACGACGACGTTCGCCGACGAGTTCGACGGCCCTGCGGGCGCCGCCGTGGACAGCGGCAAATGGCAGATCGAGACCGGCGACAACGTCAACAACCACGAGCGGCAGTACTACACCTCCGGCAACAAGAACGCCGCGCTGGACGGGCAGGGCCACCTCGTCATCACCGCCCGCAAGGAAAACCCGGCCAACTACCAGTGCTGGTACGGCACCTGCCAGTACACCTCGGCACGGCTGAACACCTCCGGCAGGTTCAGCCAGGCGTACGGACACGTCGAGGCGCGCATGAAGATCCCGCGCGGCCAGGGCATGTGGCCCGCCTTCTGGATGCTCGGCAACGACATCGGGCAGGTCGGCTGGCCCAACTCCGGCGAGATCGACGTCATGGAGAACGTCGGCTTCGAACCCTCCACCGTCCACGGCACCCTGCACGGCCCCGGCTACTCCGGCTCCGGCGGCATCGGCGCCGGCTACACCCTGCCGGGCGGCCAGGCGTTCGCCGACGCCTTCCACACCTTCGCCGTCGACTGGGCCCCCGACTCGATCACCTGGTCGGTCGACGGCAACGTCTACCAGCACCGCACCCCCGCCGACACCGGCGGCAACACCTGGGCCTTCAACAAGCCGTTCTTCCTCATCCTCAACCTGGCGGTCGGCGGCTACTGGCCCGGCGACCCCGACGCGAGCACCCCTCTCCCCGGCACGCTCGTCGTCGACCACGTACGCGTCACCACCAGCGACAGCCAGGGCGGCACGGGCGGCCGGATCACCGGCCTGGCCGGCAAGTGCGTGGACGTCGCCGCGGCCGGCACCGCCAACGGCACCCCCGTCCAGCTCTACGACTGCAACGGCACCGCCGCACAGCGCTGGACCGTCGGCGCGGACGGCACGATCCGGGCCCTCGGCAAGTGCCTCGACGTCGCCTCCGGCGGCACCGCGGACGGCACCCGGGTGCAACTGTGGGACTGCAACGGAACGGCCGCGCAGAAATGGGCGATCAGCGGCGCACGCGACATCGTCAACCCGCAGGCGAACAAGTGCCTGGACGTGACCGGCAACAACTCCGCCAACGGCACCCCGCTCCAGATCTGGACCTGCGCCGGCACCGCCAACCAGAAGTGGACGGTGAACGGCTGA